Genomic segment of Paenibacillus sp. FSL R5-0623:
CAACTTAGTCAATCTGTTTCACACAAATAAAAGGAGCTTGTGCATTCGGGATCATCTCCCTCATCATGCACAGGCTCCTTTTGGCTTTCTTTTGATGCAAACTAATTCTTAACTTCTTACCATCTGAGCTGCATGTGTCACCCGGTTTCGTCCTCCGGTTTTGGAGGCATACAGGGCGTTGTCCGCTCTTTGGAACAAGGTCTGTTCCGTATCTTCCTCGACTACAGTGGCAGCACCAATACTCACAGTAATGTTATATTCACCCCAGTCGGCTGAAGCAACCTGTGAACGATATTCCTCTGCGATGCCACTCGCTTGCTCCTCTTCACAATCCGAAAGAATGATGACAAATTCCTCTCCGCCGTAACGTGCCACCACATCCGTACCTCGTGATACCGATTGGAGCAGCCCCGCGAGATTACCGAGCACCAGATCTCCTATCGGATGTCCGTACGTATCATTAATACTTTTGAAATGATCAATGTCCACAACCAGAAGAGAGAAATGACGTTGCTTCTCCTGGAATAGCAATAGTTTCCCAGCCATTTTCTCCTGAAAGAACCTGCGGTTCTTCAATCCTGTCAACAAATCGGTGGAGGCCAGTGTCTCCAACTGATCATTCACTTTGATTAACGCCTGCTCTTTAATTTTATATTCCTCATGCAGTCGTTCAAGCTCCTTGTTCG
This window contains:
- a CDS encoding sensor domain-containing diguanylate cyclase codes for the protein MDTQLDSAPCGYFSISDSGVVQSMNQTLLTMLGYKRDELIGQHIESTMSVSNKVFFHTYFYPYIQLYGHVDEMYFSFRTRDQQAVPVLLNGVRQTRNGESVVDCVVVVMRKRIEHEKDILHTKTKLQELYQATQEANKELERLHEEYKIKEQALIKVNDQLETLASTDLLTGLKNRRFFQEKMAGKLLLFQEKQRHFSLLVVDIDHFKSINDTYGHPIGDLVLGNLAGLLQSVSRGTDVVARYGGEEFVIILSDCEEEQASGIAEEYRSQVASADWGEYNITVSIGAATVVEEDTEQTLFQRADNALYASKTGGRNRVTHAAQMVRS